In one Bos mutus isolate GX-2022 unplaced genomic scaffold, NWIPB_WYAK_1.1 CTG233, whole genome shotgun sequence genomic region, the following are encoded:
- the LOC102271925 gene encoding olfactory receptor 52P1-like → MADNATHHYISSFFLVGIPGLQDFHCWIGIPVCLLFSLTLLGNSIIIITIKLEPSLHQPMYFFLGMLAMNDMALASSTAPKMLGIFWLDAHWIDFDICLAQLYFIHTFCIIESALLVAMAFDRYVAICIPLQYTTLLTTTMVMKMGLASVVRAIFLVLPCPFLIRRLPYYTKYVINHAYCEHMAVVKLASANTHVNRTYGISVALSVMVLDLGLIATSYLKILQAVFRLSSQHARSKALGTCAAHVCTILVSYTPALFSFLTHRIGKKVPPSVHIIFASLYLLVPPTVNPLVYGVKTKQIRDRVIGLFFPNKKISEN, encoded by the coding sequence ATGGCAGACAATGCTACTCATCACTACATTTCATCTTTCTTCTTGGTTGGTATTCCTGGGTTGCAAGATTTTCACTGCTGGATCGGCATTCCTGTCTGCCTCCTGTTTTCCCTGACCCTGCTGGGGAACAGCATAATCATCATTACCATCAAACTAGAGCCAAGCCTCCACCAGCCTATGTATTTCTTCCTTGGCATGCTGGCAATGAATGATATGGCCCTTGCGTCTTCCACAGCCCCCAAGATGCTTGGCATCTTTTGGCTGGATGCACATTGGATTGACTTTGATATCTGCCTAGCACAGTTGTATTTCATCCACACATTTTGCATAATTGAGTCAGCCCTCTTAGTTGCCATGGCCTTTGATCGCTATGTAGCTATTTGCATCCCACTACAATATACAACCCTCCTGACAACAACAATGGTCATGAAAATGGGTCTAGCTAGTGTGGTCCGAGCTATCTTCCTGGTTTTGCCATGTCCCTTTCTCATTAGAAGACTACCGTATTATACCAAATATGTCATCAATCATGCCTATTGTGAGCACATGGCTGTGGTGAAATTGGCTAGTGCAAACACCCATGTTAACAGAACATATGGAATCTCTGTGGCCCTTTCAGTGATGGTACTGGACCTTGGGCTCATAGCCACATCCTATCTCAAAATCCTCCAGGCGGTCTTCCGGCTCTCCTCTCAGCATGCCCGCTCAAAAGCACTGGGCACCTGTGCTGCCCATGTGTGCACTATCCTTGTCTCCTACACACCTGCACTCTTTAGCTTTCTAACTCACCGCATTGGCAAGAAGGTGCCTCCAAGTGTCCATATCATTTTTGCAAGTTTGTACCTTCTGGTGCCGCCCACAGTCAATCCCCTTGTCTATGGTGTCAAGACCAAGCAGATTCGTGACCGAGTGATTGGTCTCTTTTtcccaaacaaaaaaatttctgaaaactaa